A stretch of Oncorhynchus mykiss isolate Arlee chromosome 12, USDA_OmykA_1.1, whole genome shotgun sequence DNA encodes these proteins:
- the LOC110537133 gene encoding helicase POLQ-like isoform X2 has translation MMSDPNAAELEEFWPFNALLTELARRLTYCVQAELLPFMEVAGVMEGRAKQLYNAGYKTLADLANADPNVLVKTLENLFKKQANQIVASAKMLLNEKADALQEEVDDLLMMPLDLFVNMLLGWIYLVNMTFIWPCVLILFGVTYCLSECIKT, from the exons ATGATGTCCGACCCCAATGCAGCT GAGCTGGAGGAGTTCTGGCCCTTCAACGCTCTCCTGACTGAGCTGGCTCGCAGGCTGACCTACTGTGTCCAGGCCGAGCTCCTCCCTTTCATGGAGGTAGCGGGAGTCATGGAG GGAAGAGCCAAGCAACTGTACAACGCTGGATATAAGACACTGGCTGACCTGGCCAACGCTGACCCAAACGTTCTTGTCAAGACTTTGGAGAACCTCTTCAAGAAACAAGCCAATCAGATTGTTGCTTCTGCAAAA ATGCTGTTGAATGAGAAAGCTGATGCACTTCAGGAGGAGGTGGATGACTTGTTAATGATGCCTCTTGATCTATTTGTAAATATGTTGCTGGGGTGGATTTATTTAGTAAACATGACttttatttggccttgtgttttaataTTGTTTGGTGTAACATATTGTTTATCAGAGTGTATTAAAACATAA
- the LOC110537133 gene encoding helicase POLQ-like isoform X1 — protein sequence MQMKSFTISSFFWTTLDEPGILLRHCSAIRELEEFWPFNALLTELARRLTYCVQAELLPFMEVAGVMEGRAKQLYNAGYKTLADLANADPNVLVKTLENLFKKQANQIVASAKMLLNEKADALQEEVDDLLMMPLDLFVNMLLGWIYLVNMTFIWPCVLILFGVTYCLSECIKT from the exons ATGCAGATGAAATCGTTTACAATTTCATCGTTCTTCTGGACTACATTAGACGAGCCTGGGATACTTCTGAGACATTGTTCTGCGATAAGA GAGCTGGAGGAGTTCTGGCCCTTCAACGCTCTCCTGACTGAGCTGGCTCGCAGGCTGACCTACTGTGTCCAGGCCGAGCTCCTCCCTTTCATGGAGGTAGCGGGAGTCATGGAG GGAAGAGCCAAGCAACTGTACAACGCTGGATATAAGACACTGGCTGACCTGGCCAACGCTGACCCAAACGTTCTTGTCAAGACTTTGGAGAACCTCTTCAAGAAACAAGCCAATCAGATTGTTGCTTCTGCAAAA ATGCTGTTGAATGAGAAAGCTGATGCACTTCAGGAGGAGGTGGATGACTTGTTAATGATGCCTCTTGATCTATTTGTAAATATGTTGCTGGGGTGGATTTATTTAGTAAACATGACttttatttggccttgtgttttaataTTGTTTGGTGTAACATATTGTTTATCAGAGTGTATTAAAACATAA
- the abraxas1 gene encoding BRCA1-A complex subunit Abraxas 1, translated as MEDSNSYIRVSGFVLGSLMFQHLNSDSDVEGLILGETKAEERSNITDSQIDNIQFEHTINIQKHISCRKLNSFYNRIGEVNQDEIRHILSNYKEENVIGWYKQRRNTDQQITFREQVVHENLKRALSNHELIFLLLTPSEITTSGSTHKLEYAVFRSHGSQYCSVPVLVSNLGLLEEQDYWRLSASCSSVNYNHAVRKHRSKFFSSDGSLHEVDEINDMNNSLQGELKMACKKVEESERLVEKLLADVSDLRRMVNDRKQELGEISADGASTPAQPQENVLLCEVIKTLFPGASLLQTQALNFQGFPLPEFCCSTDHGIDIATTLPLILSHTLPKARKGRLGRGGGTSWRKRPLRESSEVPKRRKGMLEETEESLSVSGSETEEDLIPANQNGNDLDVSNSPVF; from the exons ATGGAGGACTCAAACTCTTATATTCGCGTCTCCGGATTTGTTCTTGGTTCATTGATGTTTCAGCACTTGAACAGTGATTCTGATGTG GAAGGTCTCATTCTCGGGGAGACCAAAGCTGAAGAGCGAAGCAACATCACTGACTCTCAAATCGACAACATACAGTTTGAGCATACAATAA ACATTCAGAAACACATATCATGTCGCAAGCTCAATAG CTTCTATAATAGAATAGGGGAGGTGAACCAGGATGAAATAAGGCACATTTTATCCAACTATAAGGAG GAGAATGTGATTGGTTGGTATAAACAGCGGAGAAACACAGATCAACAAATTACCTTCAGAGAGCAAGTAGTCCACGAGAACCTGAAGAGAGCACTCTCCAATCACGAGCTGATCTTTCTGCTACTGACACCCAGTGAGATCACAACATCAGGCTCCACTCACAAACTGGAGTATGCAGTCTTCAGATCACATGGCAG tcagTATTGCAGTGTACCTGTCCTGGTCAGCAACCTGGGTTTGTTGGAAGAGCAGGACTACTGGAGACTCTCTGCATCTTGTTCATCAGTCAACTACAACCATGCTGTTAGGAAACACAG ATCTAAATTCTTCTCCTCCGATGGATCTCTGCATGAGGTGGATGAGATTAATGACATGAACAACTCCTTGCAGGGTGAACTGAAG ATGGCATGTAAGAAagtggaggagagtgaacgattGGTCGAGAAGCTGCTTGCAGACGTTTCTGATCTAAGAAGGATGGTCAATGATAGGAAACAAGAGCTGGGAGAAA TCTCAGCAGATGGAGCCTCCACCCCAGCACAGCCCCAGGAGAATGTGCTGCTCTGTGAGGTCATCAAAACACTATTTCCTGGGGCATCTCTACTCCAAACGCAGGCTCTAAACTTCCAGGGGTTTCCATTGCCTGAGTTCTGCTGCAGCACTGACCATGGCATAGACATTGCTACAACACTGCCTTTGATCCTGAGTCATACACTCCCTAAAGCCAGGAAGGGGAGgcttgggagaggtggaggtacaTCCTGGAGAAAACGTCCCCTTCGTGAATCATCTGAGGTGCCCAAGAGGAGGAAAGGCATGCTGGAGGAGACTGAGGAGTCTTTGTCAGTCAGTGGGTCCGAGACCGAGGAGGATTTGATCCCAGCCAATCAGAACGGAAATGATTTAGATGTGTCCAATTCCCCCGTCTTCTGA
- the LOC110537131 gene encoding glycerol-3-phosphate acyltransferase 3 isoform X2 has translation MENSLRQRRGLQVWFSVMIGLIMIPAMFGLSLGVTSVYIQILVKILEWATLRIQRGHRDRPTLPVPAPLPNGLIQREGGSMEQEMGELRRYRTQSISRGEFALSDSFYFYRKGLESIVDDQVTQRFSSEELVSWNLLTRTNHNFHYISLRLTIIWGLGVIIRYCVLFPLRITLAIIGISWLVIGTTLVGFLPNRRVKNWLSELVHLMCYRICARGLSATIQYHNKNNKPQKGGICVANHTSPIDIVILANDGCYAMVGQSHSGLMGVIQRSMVRSCPHVWFERSEMRDRHAVTSRLRAHVAAKRNLPILIFPEGTCINNTSVMMFKKGSFEIGGTIYPVAIKYDPRFGDAFWNSAKYNMVSYLLRMMTSWAIVVNVWYLPPMTRQEGEDATKFANRVKSAIAHQGGLLDMAWDGSLKRDKVKEEFKEHQQKMYSSMVVGTKARNSQEPHTESTKS, from the exons ATGGAAAACTCGTTAAGACAACGAAGAGGTCTTCAG GTGTGGTTCTCCGTGATGATTGGGCTCATCATGATACCTGCTATGTTTGGCCTCTCCCTGGGGGTCACTTCGGTCTATATTCAGATTCTGGTCAAGATATTGGAG TGGGCCACCCTGCGGATCCAGAGAGGACACAGGGATCGACCCACTCTGCCAGTGCCTGCTCCGCTACCCAATG gACTCATCCAGAGGGAGGGTGGCTCTATGGAACAGGAGATGGGGGAGCTGCGTCGGTATCGTACCCAGTCCATATCGAGGGGAGAGTTTGCGCTGAGCGACTCATTCTACTTCTACAGAAAGGGCCTGGAGAGCATCGTGGATGACCAGGTCACTCAGCGCTTCTCCTCTGAGGAGCTGGTCTCCTGGAACCTCCTGACCCGCACCAACCACAATTTTCACTACATCAGCCTGCGCCTCACCATCATCTGGGGCCTGGGCGTGATCATACGTTACTGTGTCCTTTTCCCTCTCAG GATAACCCTGGCAATCATAGGGATTAGCTGGCTGGTGATCGGGACAACTTTGGTGGGGTTTCTACCTAACAGGAG AGTGAAGAACTGGCTCAGTGAGTTAGTCCATCTGATGTGCTATAGGATCTGTGCCAGAGGCCTCTCTGCCACCATCCAATACCACAACAA AAATAATAAACCACAAAAAGGAGGAATATGCGTAGCAAACCACACCTCACCTATTGACATTGTCATTTTGGCCAATGATGGATGCTACGCTATG GTGGGTCAAAGTCACAGTGGGCTGATGGGGGTCATCCAGAGATCAATGGTGAGGTCCTGCCCCCATGTGTGGTTTGAGAGGTCGGAGATGAGAGACCGGCATGCTGTTACCAGTAG ATTGAGGGCTCATGTTGCAGCGAAGCGCAATCTACCCATTTTGATTTTCCCAGAGG GAACCTGCATCAACAACACATCAGTCATGATGTTCAAGAAGGGAAGCTTTGAGATTGGAGGGACAATATACCCAGTTGCAATCAAG TATGACCCACGCTTTGGAGATGCCTTCTGGAACAGTGCCAAGTACAACATGGTGAGCTACCTACTCAGAATGATGACCAGCTGGGCCATCGTGGTCAATGTGTGGTACCTGCCCCCAATGACCAGACAG GAAGGGGAAGATGCTACCAAGTTTGCCAACCGAGTGAAGTCTGCTATTGCACATCAGGGAGGGCTGTTGGACATGGCGTG gGATGGGAGCTTGAAGAGAGACAAGGTGAAAGAAGAATTTAAAGAGCATCAACAGAAGATGTACAGCAGTATGGTTGTGGGAACGAAAGCTAGAAACTCACAAGAGCCTCACACAGAGAGCACCAAGAGCTAA
- the LOC110537131 gene encoding glycerol-3-phosphate acyltransferase 3 isoform X1 has protein sequence MTDLCEGGMDDLWSITTLLLQVWFSVMIGLIMIPAMFGLSLGVTSVYIQILVKILEWATLRIQRGHRDRPTLPVPAPLPNGLIQREGGSMEQEMGELRRYRTQSISRGEFALSDSFYFYRKGLESIVDDQVTQRFSSEELVSWNLLTRTNHNFHYISLRLTIIWGLGVIIRYCVLFPLRITLAIIGISWLVIGTTLVGFLPNRRVKNWLSELVHLMCYRICARGLSATIQYHNKNNKPQKGGICVANHTSPIDIVILANDGCYAMVGQSHSGLMGVIQRSMVRSCPHVWFERSEMRDRHAVTSRLRAHVAAKRNLPILIFPEGTCINNTSVMMFKKGSFEIGGTIYPVAIKYDPRFGDAFWNSAKYNMVSYLLRMMTSWAIVVNVWYLPPMTRQEGEDATKFANRVKSAIAHQGGLLDMAWDGSLKRDKVKEEFKEHQQKMYSSMVVGTKARNSQEPHTESTKS, from the exons ATGACAGATCTctgtgagggagggatggatgaccTGTGGAGTATAACGACTTTGTTGCTGCAGGTGTGGTTCTCCGTGATGATTGGGCTCATCATGATACCTGCTATGTTTGGCCTCTCCCTGGGGGTCACTTCGGTCTATATTCAGATTCTGGTCAAGATATTGGAG TGGGCCACCCTGCGGATCCAGAGAGGACACAGGGATCGACCCACTCTGCCAGTGCCTGCTCCGCTACCCAATG gACTCATCCAGAGGGAGGGTGGCTCTATGGAACAGGAGATGGGGGAGCTGCGTCGGTATCGTACCCAGTCCATATCGAGGGGAGAGTTTGCGCTGAGCGACTCATTCTACTTCTACAGAAAGGGCCTGGAGAGCATCGTGGATGACCAGGTCACTCAGCGCTTCTCCTCTGAGGAGCTGGTCTCCTGGAACCTCCTGACCCGCACCAACCACAATTTTCACTACATCAGCCTGCGCCTCACCATCATCTGGGGCCTGGGCGTGATCATACGTTACTGTGTCCTTTTCCCTCTCAG GATAACCCTGGCAATCATAGGGATTAGCTGGCTGGTGATCGGGACAACTTTGGTGGGGTTTCTACCTAACAGGAG AGTGAAGAACTGGCTCAGTGAGTTAGTCCATCTGATGTGCTATAGGATCTGTGCCAGAGGCCTCTCTGCCACCATCCAATACCACAACAA AAATAATAAACCACAAAAAGGAGGAATATGCGTAGCAAACCACACCTCACCTATTGACATTGTCATTTTGGCCAATGATGGATGCTACGCTATG GTGGGTCAAAGTCACAGTGGGCTGATGGGGGTCATCCAGAGATCAATGGTGAGGTCCTGCCCCCATGTGTGGTTTGAGAGGTCGGAGATGAGAGACCGGCATGCTGTTACCAGTAG ATTGAGGGCTCATGTTGCAGCGAAGCGCAATCTACCCATTTTGATTTTCCCAGAGG GAACCTGCATCAACAACACATCAGTCATGATGTTCAAGAAGGGAAGCTTTGAGATTGGAGGGACAATATACCCAGTTGCAATCAAG TATGACCCACGCTTTGGAGATGCCTTCTGGAACAGTGCCAAGTACAACATGGTGAGCTACCTACTCAGAATGATGACCAGCTGGGCCATCGTGGTCAATGTGTGGTACCTGCCCCCAATGACCAGACAG GAAGGGGAAGATGCTACCAAGTTTGCCAACCGAGTGAAGTCTGCTATTGCACATCAGGGAGGGCTGTTGGACATGGCGTG gGATGGGAGCTTGAAGAGAGACAAGGTGAAAGAAGAATTTAAAGAGCATCAACAGAAGATGTACAGCAGTATGGTTGTGGGAACGAAAGCTAGAAACTCACAAGAGCCTCACACAGAGAGCACCAAGAGCTAA